In Chthoniobacterales bacterium, a single window of DNA contains:
- a CDS encoding hydrogenase → MAEGTAVMDAREAAAKRITRAPLVTNNRSMAWISDHVASCTEKSAPKWWWIAFTISASLAMVSLLCIGYLISTGVGVWGLNHPVGWAWDITNFVFWIGIGHAGTLISAILFLTRQKWRTSINRAAEAMTLFAVVCAGIFPAIHVGRIWMVWFLAPVPNSNAIWQNFRSPLLWDVFAVSTYFTVSVLFWYTGLVPDLATLRDRATNKLRKFFYGIAALGWRGGNRQWKHYEMAYLILAGLSTPLVLSVHSVVSFDFATSVIPGWHTTIFPPYFVAGAIFGGFAMVLTIMLPARAIFGLHDLITDDHVDKMCKIILLTGSIVGYAYAMEFFIAWYGGNLYEQYAFINRATGPYWWAYWS, encoded by the coding sequence ATGGCCGAGGGAACCGCAGTCATGGACGCCCGCGAAGCCGCGGCCAAGCGCATCACCCGCGCGCCGCTGGTGACGAACAACCGCTCGATGGCATGGATCAGCGACCACGTCGCCTCGTGCACGGAGAAGAGCGCGCCGAAGTGGTGGTGGATCGCTTTCACCATCAGCGCTTCGCTGGCCATGGTGAGCCTGCTTTGCATCGGCTACCTCATCTCCACCGGTGTCGGCGTGTGGGGCTTGAACCATCCGGTCGGCTGGGCGTGGGACATCACCAACTTCGTGTTCTGGATCGGCATCGGCCACGCGGGCACGCTCATCTCGGCGATCCTTTTCCTCACGAGGCAAAAATGGCGCACGTCGATCAACCGCGCCGCGGAGGCCATGACACTCTTCGCCGTGGTTTGCGCCGGCATTTTCCCGGCGATCCATGTCGGCCGCATCTGGATGGTATGGTTCCTCGCGCCGGTGCCGAACTCCAACGCCATCTGGCAGAACTTCCGCAGCCCGCTGCTCTGGGACGTGTTTGCCGTCTCCACCTATTTCACCGTTTCCGTGCTGTTCTGGTATACGGGCCTCGTCCCCGACCTTGCGACCTTGCGCGACCGCGCGACGAACAAATTGCGGAAATTCTTCTACGGTATCGCGGCGCTCGGATGGCGCGGCGGCAACCGGCAATGGAAGCACTACGAGATGGCATATCTCATCCTCGCCGGCTTGAGCACGCCGCTGGTGTTGTCCGTCCACTCGGTCGTGTCGTTCGACTTCGCCACCTCGGTGATTCCCGGCTGGCACACCACGATTTTCCCTCCCTACTTCGTCGCCGGCGCCATCTTCGGCGGCTTCGCCATGGTGTTGACCATCATGCTCCCGGCGCGCGCGATCTTCGGGCTGCACGATCTGATCACCGACGACCATGTGGACAAGATGTGCAAGATCATCCTGCTCACGGGTTCGATCGTCGGCTACGCCTACGCGATGGAGTTCTTCATCGCTTGGTATGGCGGCAACCTTTACGAGCAATACGCCTTCATCAACCGTGCGACCGGACCGTATTGGTGGGCTTACTGGTC